The following proteins are encoded in a genomic region of Propionispora vibrioides:
- a CDS encoding IS3 family transposase: MHTEKNYPVANLCQALNLNRSSYYKWLNRSKNIDEQDKDLVHKLGYLYAQYNGIYGYRRLTDELNSRYGTHYNYKRVYRLTRLAGLKAVIRRKRPQYRRSTPEVTAENILSRNFTAKNLNKKWLTDVTEFKYGNGEKLYLSAILDLKDRSVVSFAYGKHNNNRLVFDTFDLAVTKYPEAHPLFHSDRGFQYTSKQFKTKLDKAGMLQSMSRVGRCIDNGPMEGFWGILKCETYYLNKFDDYNSLVVAIEDYIHFYNYERRQKKLNRLAPMMYRQLLERVI; this comes from the coding sequence TTGCATACAGAGAAAAACTATCCAGTTGCAAATCTTTGTCAGGCGCTTAACTTGAACCGTTCTTCCTATTACAAGTGGCTCAACCGCAGCAAGAACATAGATGAGCAAGATAAAGATCTAGTACATAAACTAGGTTACCTTTACGCCCAATACAATGGGATTTATGGGTACCGCAGGTTGACGGATGAACTAAACAGCCGGTATGGTACACATTACAACTACAAGCGAGTCTACCGTCTGACGAGGCTTGCTGGATTGAAAGCAGTCATACGAAGGAAGCGGCCACAATACCGGCGCTCCACGCCGGAAGTCACAGCAGAAAATATCCTAAGCCGTAACTTTACAGCAAAGAATCTTAACAAGAAGTGGCTAACCGATGTAACAGAGTTTAAGTACGGAAATGGTGAGAAGCTTTATCTAAGTGCGATTCTCGACTTAAAAGATAGGAGTGTTGTTTCGTTTGCCTATGGTAAGCATAATAACAATCGTCTTGTATTTGATACTTTTGATTTGGCGGTAACTAAATATCCGGAAGCTCATCCGCTGTTTCACAGTGACCGAGGCTTTCAATATACCAGTAAGCAGTTCAAAACAAAGCTGGATAAAGCCGGAATGTTACAAAGTATGTCTCGCGTTGGCCGCTGCATCGATAACGGACCGATGGAGGGTTTCTGGGGTATCCTGAAATGCGAGACGTACTATCTCAACAAATTTGATGATTATAACAGTCTGGTTGTTGCCATTGAAGATTATATACACTTCTATAATTATGAACGCCGGCAAAAGAAACTAAATCGTTTGGCACCAATGATGTATCGACAATTGCTCGAACGTGTTATATAA
- a CDS encoding helix-turn-helix domain-containing protein, producing the protein MPQKGRLAIEEKVRIVEDYLAGKIGFRKTCEEKGIGQTTLKIWIRLYKTRGVEGLTPTSTARKYSAELKETAIREYLAGEESLEGLCRKYDITHSQIVRKWIKKYNHHEGFTKPTSGGEIHMVKGRATTLDERIEIVSDCIANGKDYAAMTEKYRVSYPQIYNWVHKYETSGVDGLIDKRGKRKLSDEMTEIDRLRAENRLLQAENKRKEMEIEILKKVQEVERRRS; encoded by the coding sequence ATGCCGCAAAAAGGTCGATTAGCCATAGAAGAGAAAGTAAGGATAGTCGAAGACTACTTAGCCGGGAAGATAGGATTCAGAAAGACATGTGAGGAAAAGGGAATTGGGCAGACGACACTAAAGATATGGATACGGCTATACAAAACACGTGGTGTAGAAGGACTGACGCCAACTTCAACGGCACGAAAATATTCGGCTGAGCTTAAGGAGACGGCCATCAGAGAATATCTGGCGGGTGAAGAATCGCTGGAGGGACTGTGTCGAAAGTATGATATCACGCATTCACAAATTGTAAGGAAGTGGATTAAGAAGTATAATCACCATGAAGGGTTCACAAAGCCAACTAGTGGGGGTGAAATCCACATGGTGAAAGGACGAGCGACGACGCTTGATGAGCGAATTGAAATCGTCAGTGACTGCATAGCCAATGGCAAAGACTATGCAGCAATGACGGAAAAGTATCGGGTATCCTACCCGCAGATATACAACTGGGTCCATAAATATGAAACATCCGGTGTAGATGGGCTCATCGACAAGCGAGGTAAGCGCAAACTGTCGGATGAAATGACAGAGATTGACCGCCTACGTGCAGAGAACAGGCTTCTGCAAGCTGAGAACAAGCGAAAAGAAATGGAAATTGAGATATTAAAAAAAGTGCAAGAAGTAGAAAGGAGGCGAAGCTGA
- a CDS encoding glycine betaine ABC transporter substrate-binding protein, which produces MFGKKAKTLIGSILTLGVLALGLTGCGGEKAADSKAAAGKPTIKVGSKDFTESLILGELYALALEKQGYKVERKLNLGSAIVHDSLVNGDIDFYPEYTGTGLLSVLKEAPLFDSKQVYDEVSAKYKEKFKLIWLNPSTANDSQGLVIAKRAADKYGIRTISDLQKHAADIRFASQGQFDEREDGLPALTKAYGEFKFKERKLYDNGLKYDVLHNDEADVAVAYTTEGQLSKDEFVVLEDDKHVWPPYNIAPVIRQDVLEKNPEIKDILNKVTAAIDNKTIIKLNAEVDINKREYTEVAKEFFEQLK; this is translated from the coding sequence ATGTTTGGCAAAAAAGCAAAAACACTGATTGGCTCTATTCTGACCTTGGGTGTGCTGGCCCTGGGATTAACCGGCTGTGGCGGTGAGAAAGCGGCCGATAGCAAAGCGGCGGCCGGCAAGCCGACCATCAAAGTCGGTTCCAAGGATTTTACCGAATCGTTGATCTTAGGAGAACTGTATGCCCTGGCGCTGGAAAAGCAGGGGTATAAGGTGGAAAGAAAACTGAACCTGGGCAGTGCCATTGTACATGATTCTTTGGTGAATGGTGACATTGATTTTTATCCTGAGTATACGGGAACCGGTCTCTTAAGTGTTCTGAAGGAAGCTCCCCTGTTTGACTCCAAGCAAGTATATGACGAAGTGAGTGCCAAATATAAAGAAAAATTTAAGCTGATCTGGTTGAACCCTTCGACAGCCAATGATTCGCAAGGCCTGGTTATCGCTAAACGGGCAGCCGACAAATACGGCATCCGTACCATTTCGGATCTGCAAAAGCATGCAGCCGATATCCGGTTTGCTTCGCAGGGGCAGTTTGATGAACGGGAAGACGGTCTGCCGGCGTTGACCAAAGCCTATGGCGAGTTTAAGTTTAAGGAACGGAAACTGTATGATAATGGCCTGAAATACGATGTGCTGCATAATGATGAAGCCGATGTGGCCGTAGCGTATACGACGGAAGGACAACTGAGTAAAGATGAGTTTGTTGTGCTGGAAGATGACAAGCATGTATGGCCGCCTTATAATATTGCGCCGGTTATCCGCCAGGATGTGCTGGAAAAGAATCCGGAAATTAAGGATATTCTCAATAAAGTTACGGCGGCTATCGACAATAAGACCATTATTAAGCTGAATGCCGAAGTGGATATTAACAAGCGGGAATATACGGAAGTGGCCAAGGAGTTTTTTGAGCAACTGAAATAA
- a CDS encoding isocitrate/isopropylmalate dehydrogenase family protein: MRKVTLIPGDGVGPEIAKAVQSIFAAAKAPVAWDICQAGQAGIDQAGEPLPEATLASIRANGLAFKGPLTTQIGKGYRSINVTLRQTFDLYCNLRPVKSLAGIGSRYEGVDLVIFRENTEDLYAGVEHKVGADAAESIKIITRKASLRIAEAAFTYAVKHSRKKVTAVHKANIMKLSDGLFLECAREVAARYPQITYEEVIVDNMCMQLVIRPQSYDVLLAPNLYGDIISDLCAGLAGGLGVVPGANIGTECAIFEAVHGTAPDIAGKNIVNPVAMLLSGLMLLEHIGETAIAGRIRAVVERVIAEGKTVTPDIGGTASTVEMTEAIIKLL, from the coding sequence GTGCGTAAAGTTACTTTAATTCCCGGCGACGGCGTCGGACCGGAAATCGCTAAGGCCGTGCAGTCTATTTTTGCCGCCGCTAAGGCGCCGGTGGCCTGGGACATCTGCCAGGCCGGACAAGCCGGCATCGACCAGGCGGGCGAACCGCTGCCGGAAGCGACGCTGGCCAGCATTCGTGCCAACGGTTTGGCATTCAAGGGACCGTTGACCACTCAGATCGGCAAGGGTTACCGCAGCATCAATGTAACGCTGCGCCAGACCTTCGACCTGTATTGCAATTTACGCCCGGTAAAATCGCTGGCCGGTATCGGCAGCCGTTATGAGGGGGTCGATCTGGTCATTTTCCGGGAAAATACCGAAGATCTCTATGCCGGCGTGGAGCACAAGGTGGGGGCCGATGCCGCTGAATCAATTAAAATCATTACCCGCAAGGCATCGCTGCGCATTGCCGAGGCGGCATTTACCTACGCGGTAAAACATAGCCGTAAGAAAGTAACGGCTGTGCATAAAGCTAATATTATGAAACTATCGGACGGCCTGTTCCTGGAGTGTGCCAGGGAAGTGGCCGCCCGGTATCCGCAAATAACCTACGAAGAAGTCATTGTAGACAATATGTGTATGCAGCTTGTCATTCGCCCGCAAAGTTATGATGTGCTGCTGGCGCCCAATCTCTACGGCGACATTATCTCCGACCTGTGCGCCGGCCTGGCCGGCGGACTGGGCGTGGTGCCCGGAGCCAATATCGGTACGGAATGCGCCATTTTTGAAGCCGTTCATGGCACGGCGCCGGACATTGCCGGCAAAAACATTGTCAATCCGGTGGCTATGCTGCTTTCCGGGCTGATGCTGCTGGAGCATATCGGCGAAACGGCTATTGCCGGCCGGATAAGGGCCGTTGTGGAGCGGGTCATTGCCGAAGGCAAAACGGTGACTCCCGATATCGGCGGTACGGCATCGACCGTGGAGATGACCGAAGCGATTATCAAATTACTGTAA
- the sdaAB gene encoding L-serine ammonia-lyase, iron-sulfur-dependent subunit beta: MGVLDIIGPIMIGPSSSHTAGAARLGNMARTILGEEPVKATIQLYGSFARTYKGHGTDKALVAGLMGLSPEDPAIKTALDRAARSALQVVFTREDGQDCHPNTVKFLLEGESGRKVAVTGASTGGGRIVISKIDGYEVECTGEYYTLIAVYQDKPGIVAAVTQILAQHDVNIAFMKVSRKQKGAQALMILEADQPITEDVIAAVDRLPAMESALLVKPL; encoded by the coding sequence ATGGGAGTACTTGATATTATCGGCCCGATTATGATCGGCCCTTCCAGCTCGCATACGGCGGGCGCTGCCCGGTTGGGCAACATGGCCCGCACCATACTGGGTGAGGAGCCGGTCAAGGCGACCATCCAATTATACGGCTCCTTTGCCCGGACGTATAAGGGCCACGGCACCGACAAGGCGCTGGTGGCCGGTCTAATGGGCCTTTCACCGGAGGACCCGGCGATTAAGACCGCCTTGGACCGGGCTGCCCGGTCGGCTCTGCAGGTTGTATTCACCAGGGAGGACGGCCAGGACTGCCATCCTAATACCGTTAAATTCCTATTGGAAGGCGAGTCGGGCCGGAAGGTGGCCGTTACGGGGGCCTCCACCGGCGGCGGACGGATTGTCATCAGCAAAATTGATGGCTACGAAGTGGAATGTACCGGTGAATATTATACATTGATTGCCGTGTACCAGGATAAGCCGGGAATTGTGGCGGCGGTTACTCAAATCCTGGCCCAGCATGACGTCAATATCGCCTTTATGAAAGTGTCCCGCAAGCAAAAGGGCGCCCAGGCGTTAATGATTCTGGAAGCGGATCAGCCAATTACCGAAGATGTCATCGCCGCGGTGGACAGGCTGCCTGCCATGGAGTCGGCGCTGCTGGTGAAGCCGCTATGA
- a CDS encoding TerC family protein, which translates to MEHFFTMETLWNLAAIVFIDLILAGDNALVIGMAARNLPRGQQKRAIFWGTFGAIFIRAVSTLVVVWLLRIPALMITGGVLLLWIAYKLIVEEKQHEVDAPSGLGAAIRTIVVADGVMGIDNVMGIAGVAHGNMLLVLIGIGITIPIIIWGSTVFIKLIERYPWLIYAGGGILAWTAGGMISGDSLLTGHVAVTSAMKWGVQLVLTVGLLGVAWRQKQTG; encoded by the coding sequence ATGGAACATTTTTTTACAATGGAAACCTTGTGGAATTTGGCGGCAATTGTATTTATTGATTTAATTCTGGCCGGTGACAATGCTCTGGTTATCGGCATGGCGGCAAGGAATTTGCCGAGAGGACAGCAGAAGAGGGCGATCTTCTGGGGCACCTTCGGCGCGATTTTTATCCGGGCCGTATCCACCCTGGTGGTAGTCTGGCTGCTGCGCATACCGGCCTTGATGATCACCGGCGGTGTGCTGCTGCTATGGATTGCCTATAAGCTGATCGTGGAGGAGAAGCAGCATGAGGTGGACGCACCGTCTGGCCTGGGTGCTGCCATCCGGACCATCGTGGTTGCCGACGGTGTGATGGGCATCGACAATGTCATGGGTATTGCCGGTGTGGCTCACGGCAACATGCTGCTGGTATTGATCGGCATTGGCATCACCATTCCGATCATTATCTGGGGCAGTACGGTATTTATTAAGCTGATTGAGCGGTATCCCTGGCTAATCTATGCCGGCGGCGGCATTCTGGCTTGGACGGCCGGCGGCATGATCAGCGGCGACTCGCTGCTGACCGGCCATGTGGCTGTTACTTCCGCTATGAAGTGGGGTGTACAGCTTGTTTTGACCGTTGGTCTTTTGGGTGTGGCCTGGCGGCAAAAACAGACCGGTTAA
- the sdaAA gene encoding L-serine ammonia-lyase, iron-sulfur-dependent, subunit alpha, which translates to MNYGYIADLVSLATERKQQLSDIVLATETANSDYPAAYFWEAMRERYGVMKEAAVSGLKLREKSASGMVGGDAAMLAGGDLFLGPVVTKTAAYAIAISEVNASMGRIVACPTAGSCGIVPGAVLAVCECLDYPEEAAIRALFTAAGIGEVVAKNATVAGAVGGCQAECGTAAAMAAAAVVELRGGTAYQSAQAVALALKNMLGLICDPVAGLVEVPCVKRNGFAAVHALLAAQLALAGVESVIPADEVIAAMYRIGLDLPSSLKETSEGGLAKTPTGQKINERLLI; encoded by the coding sequence ATGAATTATGGATACATTGCCGACCTGGTTTCGCTGGCCACCGAACGGAAACAGCAGCTGTCGGATATTGTGCTGGCAACCGAGACGGCGAACAGTGACTATCCAGCCGCCTATTTCTGGGAAGCCATGCGGGAACGGTATGGCGTTATGAAGGAAGCCGCCGTCAGCGGGCTTAAACTGCGGGAAAAATCAGCCAGCGGCATGGTCGGTGGCGATGCGGCCATGCTGGCTGGCGGTGACCTGTTCCTGGGCCCGGTCGTTACCAAGACGGCCGCTTATGCGATTGCCATTAGTGAGGTAAATGCCAGCATGGGCCGGATTGTCGCCTGCCCGACCGCCGGATCCTGTGGTATTGTTCCCGGTGCTGTCCTGGCAGTCTGTGAATGTCTGGATTATCCGGAGGAAGCCGCCATCAGGGCTTTATTTACTGCCGCCGGCATTGGCGAAGTGGTTGCCAAAAACGCCACGGTAGCCGGCGCCGTAGGCGGCTGTCAGGCCGAGTGCGGTACGGCAGCGGCGATGGCGGCAGCGGCCGTAGTGGAATTGCGCGGCGGGACGGCGTACCAGTCGGCCCAGGCCGTAGCCCTGGCTCTGAAAAATATGCTGGGCCTGATCTGTGACCCGGTGGCCGGTCTGGTGGAAGTCCCCTGCGTGAAACGCAACGGCTTTGCCGCCGTCCATGCCTTGCTGGCGGCACAACTGGCTTTAGCAGGAGTGGAAAGCGTGATACCGGCTGATGAGGTTATTGCAGCCATGTACCGAATTGGCCTGGACCTGCCGAGCTCGCTGAAGGAAACGTCCGAGGGTGGCCTGGCGAAGACGCCGACAGGCCAAAAGATCAACGAACGTCTTCTGATCTAG
- a CDS encoding ABC transporter permease: MYQAILEYLSRNWDKYVEAVNIHIGISLAAMTISILLAVPLGILCSKKGRLSLPVMNTFNMLRIIPSLAVLVLVMPILGTGFKPALLALTLLAIPPVLINTYLGFKSISPAVIESACAMGMGAARILFTIEFPLALPLIITGIRTACIEVIASATLASYIGAGGLGDFIFTGLGLNDMRILLIGGISVAVLSVCAELSLALIYQGITRYQRN, encoded by the coding sequence ATGTATCAGGCGATTCTAGAGTATTTATCCCGCAACTGGGATAAGTATGTGGAAGCGGTCAACATACATATTGGCATTAGCCTGGCTGCTATGACGATCAGCATACTGCTGGCGGTGCCTCTGGGTATTTTATGCAGTAAAAAAGGCAGACTGTCGCTGCCGGTTATGAATACTTTTAATATGCTGCGTATTATTCCGAGCCTGGCCGTACTCGTGCTGGTTATGCCAATCCTGGGGACAGGATTTAAGCCGGCGCTGCTGGCGCTCACTTTACTGGCCATTCCGCCGGTGCTGATCAACACCTATCTGGGCTTTAAAAGCATCAGCCCTGCCGTTATCGAAAGTGCCTGCGCCATGGGGATGGGGGCGGCAAGAATTCTTTTTACGATTGAATTTCCGCTGGCCTTGCCGCTGATCATAACGGGGATACGCACGGCCTGCATTGAAGTCATAGCCAGTGCCACGCTGGCTTCGTATATTGGGGCCGGCGGGCTGGGTGACTTTATTTTTACCGGTCTTGGGCTGAACGATATGCGGATACTGCTCATCGGGGGCATCAGCGTAGCCGTGTTGTCTGTCTGTGCCGAGTTGTCGCTGGCCTTGATTTATCAGGGCATCACAAGATATCAGAGAAATTAA